In Dyadobacter sp. NIV53, a single window of DNA contains:
- a CDS encoding mandelate racemase/muconate lactonizing enzyme family protein yields MKSILNQIIASNRKVEQAEKEAHLAEINNPATKDNRRNFLRKAAVGGIALGGFMSMSAEDTIAQATSKVNRASKPSELKITDLRYCIIQNVGRTPIIRIDTNQGIYGLGEVRDGADERYALFLKSHLLGQNPCNVEMLFKSIKQFGMHGRQAGGVCGVEMALWDLCGKAYNVPCWQLLGGRYRDKVRLYADTPESNDLNEFKDKIRFRTQDQGYTWLKMDVSIGMLRNNEGSVVNNKVWGGGFSQWAGDYHSYANTKHPFTAIQITPKGLDEMAKVVEDVRSVVGYEIPLSTDHYGHFDLNNGIRLGKALDKYRLAWLEDIVPWEYTDQWKTISDALETPCLTGEDIYLKEGFKPLIDKRAVDIIHPDLASSGGLLETKRIGDYAEDNGIAMAMHFAGTPVSFMANVHCAAATQNFLALEHHSVDVPWWESLVKTTDGRKIIDKGYAPVPLEAPGLGIELNEEEVKKHLLPKDKSFFAPTPDWNEKRSHDRLWS; encoded by the coding sequence ATGAAAAGTATACTGAATCAAATCATTGCCTCTAATAGAAAAGTCGAACAGGCTGAAAAAGAAGCACATTTGGCTGAAATTAATAATCCGGCTACAAAGGATAATCGACGTAACTTTTTAAGAAAAGCAGCGGTTGGCGGAATTGCATTAGGTGGCTTTATGTCAATGTCTGCGGAGGATACAATTGCCCAGGCTACTTCAAAAGTTAATCGTGCCTCCAAACCTTCTGAACTGAAAATTACGGACCTGCGCTATTGTATTATTCAGAATGTAGGAAGGACTCCAATTATCCGTATTGACACCAATCAGGGTATTTATGGCTTGGGAGAAGTGCGCGACGGTGCAGACGAACGTTATGCATTATTTCTGAAAAGCCATTTACTTGGTCAGAATCCCTGTAATGTAGAAATGCTTTTCAAATCTATCAAACAATTTGGTATGCATGGCAGGCAGGCAGGCGGAGTTTGCGGGGTTGAAATGGCCCTTTGGGATTTATGCGGTAAGGCTTATAATGTTCCATGCTGGCAGTTACTAGGCGGCAGGTATCGCGATAAGGTGAGGTTGTACGCAGACACTCCGGAATCCAACGACTTAAATGAATTCAAGGACAAAATCCGGTTCCGGACGCAGGACCAGGGTTATACCTGGCTTAAAATGGATGTATCCATAGGAATGCTCCGGAATAATGAAGGAAGTGTTGTAAACAATAAAGTCTGGGGTGGCGGATTTTCACAATGGGCAGGAGATTACCATTCGTATGCAAATACAAAACACCCGTTCACTGCCATTCAGATTACACCGAAAGGCCTTGATGAAATGGCAAAAGTGGTTGAAGATGTACGTAGTGTGGTGGGTTATGAAATCCCGTTGTCAACCGACCATTACGGTCATTTTGACTTGAATAACGGAATCAGATTAGGAAAAGCACTGGACAAATACCGGCTTGCTTGGCTGGAAGACATTGTGCCATGGGAATATACTGATCAGTGGAAAACCATCTCCGATGCTTTGGAAACGCCTTGTCTGACTGGCGAAGATATTTACCTGAAAGAAGGTTTTAAGCCATTGATAGATAAACGTGCTGTTGATATTATTCATCCCGATTTGGCCTCCTCCGGCGGATTACTGGAAACCAAACGTATAGGTGATTACGCAGAAGATAACGGAATTGCTATGGCCATGCACTTTGCCGGGACTCCGGTAAGTTTTATGGCAAATGTACATTGTGCCGCTGCTACTCAAAATTTTCTTGCACTGGAACATCATTCAGTCGATGTGCCCTGGTGGGAAAGTCTGGTGAAAACCACAGATGGCAGGAAAATAATTGATAAAGGTTACGCGCCAGTTCCTTTGGAAGCGCCTGGATTGGGCATTGAACTAAATGAGGAAGAAGTAAAAAAACATCTTTTACCAAAGGATAAGAGCTTCTTCGCTCCTACTCCGGACTGGAATGAAAAGCGCTCACATGACAGGTTGTGGAGTTGA
- a CDS encoding cation:proton antiporter has protein sequence MKNIRNVLFYTLTIGAFSGLLYWFLIRGQSLEIGRTASKTPDLNISSFDQFISTLSHDVSNPLAILLLQIITIIVVARIFGWVCKLIGQPTVIGEIAAGIFLGPSLIGTFFPEFSLFLFPKQSLGNLQFLSQIGLILFMFIIGMELDLKVLKTKAQEAIVISHASIILPFALGVGLSLYIYQQFAPDGISFLSFSLFIGIALSITAFPVLARIVQERGLSKTKLGTMVITCAATDDITAWCILAAVIAIVKAGSFLSSVYTILLAGAYVLLMLKVVKPFLQRLGDHYSYKEGLTKTVVAVFFVILLLSAYSTEVIGIHALFGAFMAGVIMPSNQSFRNLFIEKVEDVSMVLLLPLFFVFTGLRTQIGLLNDPYLWQVTGIIIAAAVAGKFIGSAVAARFVKQSWRDSLIIGSLMNTRGLMELVVLNIGYDIGVLSPEIFAMMVIMALATTCMTGPALDLINRFMPERKLKPEENIIETSGFSVLVAFANPQGGRKMIRLANNFIETSSSQNVTALHLSPSSYLNQVNTEEYQSETFRPVIDEAEKLDLPIISLFKPSHDVEHDIIEIANHGDYDILLMGIGHSVFEGTILGKVLGITTKIISPVRLYDTIKGKSKLFHADIFDERTSHIIKSVKVPVAILIEKNLEMVKDIFVPLFSVQDQFLLHFASKMMLHGEVAVTIMDPSGMIEQDLKIKEIVDSMELLGPGRINLHSENGLEKDFLQQQDLMMISYESWKKAVESHSIWLSNSPSVLIIRG, from the coding sequence ATGAAGAACATACGCAACGTACTATTTTATACCCTAACGATTGGCGCTTTTTCCGGTTTACTTTATTGGTTCTTAATTCGGGGACAAAGCCTTGAAATTGGAAGAACAGCATCAAAAACACCTGATCTCAACATTTCCTCATTTGATCAGTTCATCAGCACGTTATCTCACGATGTAAGCAATCCGCTGGCCATATTACTTTTACAGATCATCACCATCATTGTTGTTGCAAGAATATTCGGATGGGTTTGTAAACTGATCGGACAACCTACTGTAATTGGCGAAATCGCGGCTGGTATTTTCCTGGGACCATCACTTATCGGAACATTTTTTCCTGAATTTTCTTTGTTTCTATTTCCCAAACAATCCCTGGGCAACCTTCAATTCCTGAGTCAGATCGGGCTTATTCTGTTCATGTTTATTATCGGCATGGAACTGGATCTTAAAGTTTTAAAAACCAAAGCGCAGGAAGCTATCGTGATCAGTCACGCAAGTATCATTCTGCCATTTGCTCTGGGTGTTGGACTTTCGCTTTACATATATCAGCAGTTTGCACCGGACGGCATCAGCTTTCTATCATTTTCCTTATTTATTGGTATCGCACTCAGTATCACCGCTTTTCCGGTATTAGCCAGGATAGTTCAGGAGCGGGGACTATCCAAAACCAAACTGGGAACGATGGTAATTACCTGTGCTGCCACCGACGACATTACTGCCTGGTGCATCCTGGCCGCTGTAATTGCCATCGTAAAAGCAGGATCATTTTTAAGTTCGGTTTATACCATTTTGCTCGCCGGAGCTTATGTGTTGCTTATGTTAAAGGTTGTAAAACCATTTTTACAAAGACTGGGAGATCATTACAGTTATAAAGAGGGGCTTACAAAAACTGTCGTTGCTGTATTCTTCGTAATTCTCTTATTATCAGCATACAGTACCGAAGTTATTGGAATTCATGCGCTTTTTGGTGCATTTATGGCAGGCGTTATTATGCCTTCAAACCAAAGTTTCAGGAATCTGTTCATTGAAAAAGTGGAAGACGTTTCTATGGTGCTTTTACTGCCGTTGTTCTTTGTATTTACGGGTCTGAGAACGCAAATTGGTTTGCTTAACGATCCTTATCTTTGGCAGGTTACCGGTATTATCATAGCAGCAGCCGTGGCCGGAAAATTCATTGGAAGCGCCGTTGCTGCACGGTTTGTCAAACAAAGCTGGAGGGATAGCCTGATAATTGGTTCGCTCATGAATACCCGCGGGCTGATGGAATTAGTGGTGCTTAATATCGGATATGATATCGGTGTATTGTCGCCGGAAATTTTTGCCATGATGGTCATCATGGCACTGGCAACTACTTGTATGACCGGCCCTGCTCTTGACCTGATTAACAGGTTTATGCCTGAAAGAAAACTAAAACCTGAGGAGAATATAATTGAAACTTCCGGGTTTTCAGTTCTTGTCGCCTTCGCAAATCCACAGGGAGGACGTAAAATGATTCGGTTAGCCAACAATTTCATTGAAACTTCTTCATCTCAAAATGTAACTGCCCTGCATTTATCACCAAGTAGTTATCTGAATCAGGTCAATACGGAAGAGTACCAGTCTGAAACATTCAGGCCGGTAATTGACGAAGCTGAAAAGCTGGATCTCCCGATTATTTCATTGTTCAAACCATCTCATGATGTTGAGCATGATATCATAGAAATAGCCAATCATGGGGATTACGATATCCTGTTAATGGGCATCGGACACAGTGTTTTTGAAGGTACGATTCTTGGAAAAGTATTGGGTATTACAACCAAGATTATTAGTCCGGTCCGGTTATATGATACCATTAAGGGTAAGTCCAAACTTTTCCACGCCGATATTTTTGACGAACGAACCAGCCATATTATTAAATCTGTAAAAGTCCCTGTTGCAATTCTGATAGAAAAAAACCTGGAAATGGTAAAAGATATTTTTGTGCCATTATTTTCTGTTCAGGACCAATTTCTACTTCATTTTGCTAGTAAAATGATGTTGCATGGCGAAGTGGCTGTCACCATCATGGATCCATCAGGAATGATAGAACAGGATTTGAAAATAAAAGAAATAGTGGATTCTATGGAATTACTTGGGCCTGGCCGGATAAACCTGCACAGTGAAAACGGATTGGAGAAGGATTTTTTACAACAGCAGGATCTCATGATGATCAGCTATGAAAGCTGGAAAAAAGCAGTCGAATCACACAGTATCTGGCTTTCAAATTCGCCCTCTGTTCTTATTATCCGCGGGTAA